A part of Thermoflexus sp. genomic DNA contains:
- a CDS encoding twin-arginine translocation signal domain-containing protein has translation MGSFTRRQFLKMSGAAGLTVAMAGAFGGYRLWEDTGGRPPPLRSPFAEPPDRRWPLSDGEAPILLILNERGSPPGGAFLAEILRTEGLNAFQSASRAAMRPEILERFPMVVLSTGALDTVEGEVLRRYVAQGGCLVAIRPPRHLADLFGLEPVAGETAEGYVRIREDHPLGRGFPRETLQFHGVADHYRLSGAEAIASLAGKTGDLPFPAVTLHRFGEGKAGLWAFDLVGSIVRTRQGNPAMSHQERDGLHGLRAHELFDGWIDLDRLGIPQADVLMRLLSRMITGMLLDRLPLPRLWYFPEGAPAILVATGDAHNTPPPAVEEVLRRVEKRGGTFSVYYAPLSRDRLQRAWHRLLDWIDRPAGHVVLPEHVRSWRARGHEFGIHPYVEEGLEAGWRRYWEVFTGMGYGPVPPTVRTHRVLWSGWVETARVQATYGIRMNLDFYHVGPMFRKADGEWVFGYFTGSGLPMRFVDEEGRVLDIYQQLTALVDEQLIGWTWPQAPRFPVSTALDISRALIRNAVEQSEALALQAHVDPFAIGGEAAETQARWLEGVLDEAAGRGIPIWSAQRWLEFVEARERTELEALRWDPESRTLHLRVTAPPVPSRLTMALPLEVPGGRLSEVQIHGASVPHSEWSWQGFPYAWIPLPSGILQISVRYA, from the coding sequence ATGGGTTCCTTCACACGGCGGCAATTTCTGAAAATGAGCGGCGCGGCAGGGCTCACGGTGGCGATGGCGGGAGCCTTCGGCGGCTACCGCCTGTGGGAGGATACGGGTGGGAGGCCGCCACCTCTCCGTTCTCCTTTCGCGGAGCCGCCTGATCGGCGCTGGCCTCTCTCGGATGGGGAGGCACCGATCCTCCTGATCCTGAACGAGCGGGGCTCGCCCCCCGGCGGAGCTTTCCTCGCAGAGATCCTGAGAACGGAGGGCCTCAACGCCTTCCAGTCGGCCTCCCGGGCCGCCATGCGCCCGGAGATCCTGGAGCGCTTCCCCATGGTGGTGCTCAGCACTGGGGCACTGGATACCGTGGAAGGAGAGGTCCTGCGCCGCTACGTCGCTCAGGGCGGCTGTCTGGTGGCCATACGGCCGCCCCGACATCTGGCGGATCTCTTCGGGCTGGAGCCGGTGGCAGGCGAGACCGCAGAGGGATATGTGCGGATCCGGGAGGATCATCCACTGGGCCGGGGCTTTCCACGGGAGACCTTGCAGTTCCACGGCGTGGCCGATCATTACCGGCTATCAGGGGCGGAGGCCATCGCCTCTCTGGCTGGGAAAACCGGGGATCTGCCCTTCCCGGCGGTGACGCTGCACCGGTTCGGCGAAGGGAAAGCCGGGCTGTGGGCGTTCGATCTCGTCGGGAGCATCGTCCGAACCCGTCAGGGCAACCCGGCGATGAGCCATCAGGAACGGGATGGGCTCCACGGGCTGCGGGCGCATGAGCTCTTCGACGGCTGGATCGATCTGGACCGCCTCGGGATCCCTCAGGCCGACGTGCTGATGCGGTTGCTGAGCCGGATGATCACCGGGATGCTCCTGGATCGGCTTCCCCTTCCCCGCCTCTGGTATTTCCCTGAGGGGGCGCCGGCGATCCTGGTGGCGACCGGAGACGCCCATAACACCCCTCCGCCAGCCGTAGAAGAAGTCCTTCGCCGGGTGGAGAAACGCGGTGGGACGTTCAGCGTGTATTATGCGCCCCTGTCGCGGGATCGCCTTCAGCGGGCCTGGCATCGCCTGCTGGACTGGATCGATCGACCCGCCGGACACGTCGTCCTTCCTGAGCACGTTCGAAGCTGGCGGGCCCGCGGCCATGAGTTCGGAATCCATCCGTATGTCGAGGAGGGGCTGGAAGCCGGATGGCGGCGCTACTGGGAGGTGTTCACCGGGATGGGCTACGGTCCGGTTCCCCCGACCGTGCGCACCCACCGGGTCCTCTGGAGCGGATGGGTGGAGACGGCGCGGGTCCAGGCGACGTATGGGATCCGGATGAACCTGGACTTCTACCACGTCGGCCCGATGTTCCGGAAGGCGGATGGGGAATGGGTCTTCGGTTATTTCACCGGCAGCGGGCTTCCCATGCGTTTCGTCGATGAGGAAGGCCGCGTCCTGGACATCTACCAGCAGCTGACGGCGCTGGTGGATGAACAGCTGATCGGGTGGACGTGGCCCCAGGCGCCCCGTTTCCCTGTTTCCACCGCGCTGGACATCTCCCGCGCTCTGATCCGGAACGCGGTAGAGCAGAGCGAAGCCCTGGCGTTGCAAGCTCATGTGGATCCGTTCGCCATCGGCGGAGAGGCCGCGGAGACCCAGGCGCGCTGGCTGGAGGGGGTTCTGGATGAGGCGGCCGGGCGGGGGATCCCCATCTGGTCAGCGCAGCGCTGGCTGGAGTTCGTGGAAGCGCGCGAGCGGACCGAACTGGAGGCGCTGCGCTGGGATCCCGAGAGCCGGACGCTCCACCTGCGGGTGACGGCTCCGCCCGTTCCCTCCCGCCTCACCATGGCCCTCCCGCTGGAGGTCCCCGGCGGCCGTCTCTCGGAAGTGCAGATCCACGGAGCCTCCGTGCCGCATTCCGAATGGAGCTGGCAGGGGTTCCCTTATGCCTGGATCCCTCTTCCCAGCGGCATCTTGCAGATCTCGGTTCGTTACGCGTAG
- a CDS encoding O-antigen ligase family protein: MTVLQDRWQGSFRIGLGLLLISLGLLGLGATGQLLRARWQGTIAGFPPPIPWSGEPRVGLNVPLFGRRPEERRRDLEQIQALGIPRIRVFFPWSAIQPEKDRWDWTEADQVMAEVRAAGLELVAVLGDSPGWAARRRGPMAPPLDPADFARFAGAFAARYGRWVRFYQIWDEPNLTLGWGGGLPDPPAYVAMLQQAAVAIRAADPDAVIVLAGLAPTVERGPWNLADWLFLEQLYQLGAREFFDIVAAKPYGFDTGPDDRRVDPEVLNFSRAILLREVMVRYGDEGKPIWASHWGWNALPPGWSGRPSIWGQVDEATQARYIQEAIARVRREWPWMGTMFLETWRPETSPDDPRWGFALVDPSGRLRPAAEALRAAVSSAPFTPGYYPASVPQEGAEGRAYGPPPGAIYEGAWRFSALGADIGREEGDRLSFVFEGTGLALRVRRGGYRAHLYVWVDGQPANRLPRDARGAYLILTSPDYATPEVVTVPVAEDLPYGPHTVRMEAERGWGQWALVGWSVAGVQPDLFRYRLALGLCLLGIGVGGWLVIAGTLQARRSAARSIRELTGSMAHRLGLWGAWGLSGLVYAGMWWISWEPWELQRGGELRWLGLGLALSGFFYLAPRVALTALAALLLLAVLIRRPSLGLALTAFWAPFYLYPKPFFQKAFPMNELMLLLTAAAWLLHSGIRWGKERRNTWAWEPADRWMLVFFGAATLSTALAVFQRVAWREWRMVILEPLLFYALARAMRPPRAEWEGVLQAFLLGGIGAAGVGLMQGITGVGLITGEAGARCMRGPFGSPNNLALYLGRVFPFLLALTLAGRSRRGRLLAGLGLLMVGIPGMGTCSEGAAFLGIPAALITMGGLWLRDRWGRLPRRVRWGLGILALGAAMGLGGLLGPRVGEALARRASTPGSTVFFRLRLWASTMDLIREHPLFGVGPDNFLYWYRSRYIRPDAWQEPNLSHPHNIFLDFWARTGLLGLIAGLAWQVLFWRRILRSGASRDPWRWGAAGAMADTLAHGMVDNGFFLVDLAFAFMVVFYTGLRSPEAPTDLEQGS, from the coding sequence ATGACGGTGCTCCAGGATCGATGGCAAGGTTCATTTCGGATTGGGCTGGGTCTGTTGCTGATCAGCCTCGGGCTGCTCGGGCTGGGAGCGACCGGGCAGCTGTTGCGCGCCCGCTGGCAGGGGACGATCGCCGGCTTCCCTCCCCCCATCCCGTGGTCCGGCGAGCCGCGGGTGGGCTTGAATGTCCCGCTGTTTGGACGGAGGCCCGAAGAGCGGAGGCGCGATCTGGAGCAGATCCAGGCCCTGGGCATCCCGCGGATCCGCGTTTTCTTCCCCTGGTCGGCGATCCAGCCGGAGAAAGACCGCTGGGACTGGACGGAGGCCGATCAGGTGATGGCCGAGGTCCGGGCGGCTGGCCTGGAGCTGGTAGCCGTTCTGGGGGATAGCCCTGGATGGGCAGCCCGGCGAAGGGGGCCCATGGCCCCGCCGCTGGATCCCGCCGACTTCGCCCGGTTTGCGGGCGCTTTCGCGGCGCGCTATGGGCGATGGGTGCGTTTTTACCAGATCTGGGATGAACCCAACCTCACCCTCGGATGGGGCGGTGGGCTCCCGGATCCCCCGGCTTACGTAGCCATGCTACAACAGGCGGCCGTCGCGATCCGCGCGGCGGATCCGGATGCCGTGATCGTGCTGGCCGGTCTGGCCCCCACCGTGGAGCGCGGCCCGTGGAACCTGGCGGACTGGTTATTCCTGGAGCAGCTCTATCAGCTGGGCGCCCGGGAATTCTTTGATATTGTCGCCGCCAAGCCTTATGGCTTCGACACCGGGCCGGACGATCGGCGGGTGGACCCGGAGGTGTTGAACTTCTCCCGGGCCATCTTGCTGCGCGAGGTGATGGTCCGCTATGGGGATGAGGGGAAACCGATCTGGGCCAGCCACTGGGGATGGAACGCCCTGCCGCCCGGATGGAGCGGCCGCCCCTCGATCTGGGGGCAGGTGGATGAGGCCACGCAGGCCCGCTACATCCAGGAGGCCATCGCGCGGGTCCGCCGGGAATGGCCCTGGATGGGGACGATGTTTCTGGAAACGTGGCGGCCGGAGACGTCGCCGGATGATCCGCGTTGGGGATTTGCGCTGGTGGATCCCTCCGGTCGGCTGCGCCCGGCCGCGGAGGCGTTGCGCGCCGCCGTGTCATCGGCGCCTTTCACCCCGGGTTACTATCCCGCCTCGGTTCCCCAGGAGGGAGCCGAGGGCCGCGCCTACGGCCCGCCGCCGGGAGCGATCTACGAGGGCGCATGGCGTTTCTCGGCGCTGGGCGCAGATATCGGGCGCGAGGAGGGAGACCGCTTGAGCTTTGTTTTCGAGGGCACCGGGCTCGCCCTAAGGGTCCGACGGGGCGGGTATCGCGCCCATCTCTACGTATGGGTGGATGGGCAGCCGGCGAACCGCCTTCCCCGGGATGCGCGCGGCGCCTACCTGATCCTGACCTCCCCGGATTACGCGACCCCGGAAGTGGTCACCGTCCCGGTGGCGGAGGACCTGCCCTATGGGCCGCATACCGTGCGGATGGAAGCCGAGCGGGGCTGGGGGCAATGGGCGCTGGTGGGCTGGAGCGTGGCCGGGGTGCAGCCGGATCTCTTCCGATATCGCCTGGCGCTGGGCTTGTGTTTGCTCGGGATCGGCGTGGGAGGATGGCTGGTGATCGCTGGAACGCTCCAGGCCCGCCGGTCCGCCGCCCGCTCGATCCGGGAGCTCACGGGGTCCATGGCCCATCGGTTGGGGCTGTGGGGCGCCTGGGGGCTCTCCGGGCTGGTCTACGCCGGGATGTGGTGGATCTCCTGGGAGCCATGGGAGCTCCAGCGTGGGGGCGAACTGCGATGGCTGGGCCTGGGCCTGGCCCTGAGCGGGTTCTTCTATCTGGCTCCCCGGGTGGCCCTCACGGCCCTGGCCGCGTTGCTGCTGCTGGCCGTGCTGATCCGGCGGCCCTCCCTCGGCCTGGCCCTCACCGCCTTCTGGGCCCCTTTCTATCTGTATCCGAAGCCTTTCTTCCAGAAGGCCTTCCCGATGAACGAGCTGATGCTCCTGCTCACCGCCGCGGCATGGCTTCTCCATTCGGGGATCCGCTGGGGGAAGGAAAGGAGGAATACCTGGGCCTGGGAGCCGGCGGATCGCTGGATGCTGGTCTTTTTCGGGGCAGCGACTCTCAGCACGGCCCTGGCCGTGTTCCAGCGGGTGGCGTGGCGGGAGTGGCGCATGGTGATCCTGGAGCCTCTTCTGTTCTACGCCCTGGCCCGGGCGATGCGGCCCCCGCGCGCAGAGTGGGAAGGGGTATTGCAGGCCTTCCTGCTGGGCGGGATCGGAGCGGCCGGCGTCGGGCTGATGCAGGGAATCACAGGGGTAGGGCTGATCACCGGGGAGGCCGGCGCGCGCTGTATGCGAGGGCCCTTCGGCTCACCCAACAACCTGGCGCTTTACCTGGGAAGGGTCTTCCCGTTCCTCCTGGCCCTGACGCTGGCCGGGCGCTCCCGGCGAGGGCGGCTTCTCGCCGGGCTGGGCCTCCTGATGGTGGGGATCCCAGGCATGGGAACATGTTCGGAAGGGGCCGCGTTCCTGGGGATCCCGGCGGCGCTGATCACGATGGGCGGGTTGTGGCTGCGCGATCGGTGGGGAAGGCTGCCACGAAGGGTTCGGTGGGGGCTTGGGATCCTCGCCCTCGGCGCAGCGATGGGGCTGGGAGGGCTTCTTGGGCCGCGCGTGGGGGAAGCGCTGGCCCGGCGCGCATCCACCCCGGGCAGCACCGTCTTCTTCCGCCTCCGCCTGTGGGCCAGCACCATGGATCTGATCCGGGAGCATCCCCTCTTTGGAGTCGGCCCGGACAACTTCCTTTACTGGTATCGCAGCCGTTACATCCGGCCGGATGCGTGGCAGGAGCCGAATCTCTCCCACCCGCACAACATCTTCCTGGACTTCTGGGCCCGCACCGGCCTGCTGGGGCTGATCGCCGGGCTGGCCTGGCAGGTCCTGTTCTGGCGGAGAATCCTCCGCTCAGGGGCTTCCCGGGATCCCTGGCGCTGGGGGGCAGCGGGGGCGATGGCGGATACCCTCGCCCACGGGATGGTGGACAACGGGTTCTTCCTGGTGGATCTGGCATTCGCGTTCATGGTCGTCTTCTATACCGGCCTCCGATCCCCGGAGGCGCCGACCGATCTCGAACAAGGGTCGTAG
- a CDS encoding proline dehydrogenase family protein, producing MWRALFVSLSRNRTMKERVMRWGFVWRAASRFVAGERLEDGLRAIRELEAMGIGGILDHLGENVESAADAMRATEDYLLALDHLTALGMRPHLAVKLTHLGLDIGEEICEGNLRRVIERAAQVGTVVEIDMESSVYTERTLRLYRRLAPQYPNTRVAIQAYLYRSREDVERLIEEGIARIRLCKGAYQEPPHIAYPRKRDVDASYVRLMERLLSAEARQRGAYVAIATHDERIIQHALRRIAEWEVPRDAFEFQMLYGIRRDLQISLARQGYTVRVYVPYGTEWYPYFMRRLGERPANVWFVVRNLLRA from the coding sequence ATGTGGCGCGCGCTCTTCGTCTCGCTTTCCCGGAACCGGACGATGAAGGAGCGGGTGATGCGCTGGGGGTTCGTCTGGCGAGCCGCCTCGCGCTTTGTGGCCGGCGAGAGGCTGGAGGACGGCCTGCGGGCCATCCGGGAGCTGGAGGCCATGGGGATCGGGGGGATCCTGGACCATCTGGGGGAAAACGTGGAATCCGCCGCCGATGCGATGCGGGCCACTGAGGATTACTTGCTCGCCCTGGACCACCTGACCGCGCTGGGGATGCGGCCACATCTCGCGGTGAAGCTGACCCACCTGGGCCTGGATATTGGGGAGGAGATCTGCGAGGGGAACCTGCGGCGGGTGATCGAGCGGGCGGCCCAGGTCGGGACGGTGGTGGAGATCGATATGGAGAGCAGCGTTTACACGGAGCGCACCCTGAGGCTGTATCGGCGGCTCGCCCCGCAGTATCCCAATACCCGGGTTGCGATCCAGGCCTACCTGTATCGAAGCCGGGAGGACGTGGAGCGCCTGATCGAAGAGGGGATCGCCCGGATCCGTTTGTGCAAGGGGGCCTATCAGGAGCCGCCGCACATCGCCTATCCCCGCAAACGGGATGTGGATGCGAGTTATGTGCGGTTGATGGAGCGATTGCTCTCCGCGGAGGCGCGGCAGCGAGGCGCTTACGTGGCGATCGCCACCCATGATGAGCGGATCATCCAGCACGCGCTGCGCCGGATCGCGGAGTGGGAAGTCCCCCGCGACGCCTTCGAGTTCCAGATGCTCTATGGGATCCGCCGGGATCTCCAGATCTCCCTGGCGCGCCAGGGATACACAGTCCGGGTATACGTGCCCTACGGGACGGAGTGGTATCCATATTTTATGCGGCGCCTGGGAGAACGCCCCGCGAACGTCTGGTTCGTGGTGCGGAACCTCCTCCGGGCGTGA
- the mrdA gene encoding penicillin-binding protein 2, protein MSEPYPPREAEALDSVAVFRSPPPPPPSPHLRLILWALVIALGFAGLGYRLYRLQIVEGPGYRALGERNRLRVIPLEAPRGILLDRQGRPLVQNDPAFRVLVTPGDLPEDPAQREAIFQQLSRWLGIPVESGGASAQGQGGPGIRERIQAAAREAPFRPLVLKEPVDREIAFRLMEESSRLPGVQVELVLQRRYPTGPLTAHVVGFVGRIPAEQAARYQAQGYDPAVDRVGLSGLEYALEPWLRGTKGARYVEEDARGRPVRVLAEIPPQAGARITLTLDLELQAAARAALQAKLEELNRIAGREITRRGVVLAMRPTTGEILAMVSLPDYDNNWFVSPDLPQAYSRLVEDPFAPLLNHAIASQFAPGSSFKPIVAAAALQEGVITPRTRLFDPGEIVIPNRYFPNDPGLAQHFFCWLRSGHGWQDVVDALANSCNVFFYKVAGGYDVPGEPVFEGLGIERLVRYMHAFGLGRPTGIELPGEAAGQVPDPEWKRKTFGETWSTGDTYNLGIGQGYLLVTPLQLLNAISAIANGGTLYRPTLVREIAGPDGNLLKAFQPEVMGRLPIAPEHLTVVRDGMVAAVERGTAVRAQIPGIRIAGKTGTAEFCDDLALRMGLCSGRRLPSHAWFVAFAPAEAPEIAILVFIWNGGEGSQNAAPVAREVLEAYFRR, encoded by the coding sequence ATGTCGGAACCTTACCCACCTCGTGAGGCGGAGGCCCTGGATAGCGTGGCGGTGTTCCGTTCCCCTCCACCGCCACCTCCTTCTCCGCATCTTCGCTTGATCCTCTGGGCACTGGTCATCGCCCTCGGATTCGCCGGTCTGGGCTATCGCCTCTACCGGCTCCAGATCGTGGAAGGACCCGGGTATCGGGCGCTGGGGGAGCGGAATCGCCTCCGGGTGATCCCACTGGAGGCCCCCCGGGGGATTCTCCTGGACCGCCAGGGTCGCCCGCTGGTTCAGAACGACCCGGCTTTCCGGGTCCTGGTAACCCCGGGAGATCTGCCAGAGGACCCCGCCCAGCGGGAGGCGATCTTCCAGCAGCTCAGCCGATGGCTGGGCATACCGGTGGAAAGCGGCGGGGCCTCGGCGCAGGGGCAAGGCGGCCCGGGGATCCGGGAGCGGATCCAGGCCGCCGCCCGGGAGGCCCCCTTCCGGCCGCTGGTCCTGAAGGAGCCGGTGGATCGGGAGATTGCCTTCCGTCTGATGGAAGAAAGCAGCCGTCTCCCTGGCGTTCAGGTGGAGCTTGTTTTGCAACGGCGATATCCGACTGGCCCGTTGACCGCCCATGTGGTGGGCTTCGTGGGGCGTATCCCCGCGGAGCAGGCCGCTCGTTATCAGGCCCAGGGTTATGATCCGGCGGTGGATCGGGTGGGTCTCAGTGGCCTGGAATATGCTCTGGAGCCATGGCTGCGAGGGACCAAAGGGGCTCGTTATGTGGAGGAGGATGCGCGGGGGCGGCCGGTGCGGGTGCTGGCGGAGATCCCTCCCCAGGCTGGGGCGCGGATCACGCTCACGCTGGATCTGGAGCTGCAGGCGGCTGCGCGGGCGGCCCTGCAGGCCAAGTTGGAAGAGCTGAACCGCATCGCCGGCCGGGAGATCACGCGGCGGGGGGTGGTCCTCGCGATGCGGCCGACGACCGGGGAGATCCTGGCCATGGTCAGCCTCCCGGATTACGATAACAACTGGTTCGTCAGCCCCGATCTCCCTCAGGCATACAGCCGCCTGGTGGAGGATCCCTTTGCGCCGCTGCTCAACCACGCGATCGCCTCTCAATTTGCGCCGGGCTCCTCCTTCAAGCCTATCGTGGCGGCCGCCGCGCTCCAGGAAGGGGTGATCACGCCCCGAACCCGGCTGTTCGATCCGGGAGAGATCGTGATCCCCAACCGGTATTTCCCCAACGATCCGGGGCTGGCCCAGCATTTCTTCTGCTGGTTGCGCTCCGGCCATGGCTGGCAGGATGTGGTGGATGCCCTGGCCAACTCCTGCAATGTGTTCTTCTACAAGGTCGCTGGGGGGTATGATGTGCCGGGGGAGCCCGTGTTCGAGGGGCTGGGGATCGAGCGCCTGGTGCGCTATATGCATGCCTTCGGCCTGGGGCGCCCGACCGGGATCGAGCTGCCCGGGGAGGCGGCCGGGCAGGTGCCAGATCCGGAGTGGAAGCGGAAAACCTTCGGGGAGACCTGGTCCACCGGCGATACCTACAACCTGGGGATCGGGCAGGGGTACCTGCTGGTGACACCCCTGCAACTCCTCAACGCCATCAGCGCCATCGCCAATGGGGGAACCCTTTACCGGCCCACCCTGGTTCGTGAGATCGCGGGCCCGGATGGCAATCTCCTGAAGGCCTTCCAGCCGGAGGTCATGGGGCGGCTCCCGATTGCGCCGGAGCATCTAACGGTGGTTCGTGATGGAATGGTGGCCGCCGTGGAGCGGGGGACCGCTGTCCGGGCCCAGATCCCAGGGATTCGGATCGCCGGCAAGACCGGCACGGCGGAGTTCTGTGACGATCTGGCCCTCCGCATGGGGCTGTGCTCCGGACGGCGGCTGCCCAGCCACGCTTGGTTCGTGGCCTTCGCGCCCGCAGAGGCGCCGGAGATCGCCATCCTGGTTTTCATCTGGAATGGGGGGGAGGGTTCTCAGAACGCAGCGCCAGTGGCCCGGGAGGTTCTGGAAGCCTATTTCCGGCGGTGA
- the mreD gene encoding rod shape-determining protein MreD, with amino-acid sequence MRRKWLRTLGVLGLAALLQATWIPMGIPHPGRPNLVFLAVATVAFLAPLEEGWGWALAGGLWLDLFSGGPLGLSALALMAVVPLAHGLSRPVFRGRLIMPTLVATTGTFLMEGVRGFLLMALQYPMDWNAAFRQIMLPEALWNTIGMLLLYPLFRALRPRPERPVLHR; translated from the coding sequence ATGCGCAGGAAGTGGCTGCGAACGCTCGGCGTTCTGGGGTTGGCGGCTTTGCTTCAGGCCACCTGGATCCCGATGGGGATCCCGCATCCCGGGCGACCGAACCTGGTGTTCCTGGCGGTCGCCACGGTGGCCTTTCTCGCACCCCTGGAGGAAGGATGGGGATGGGCGCTGGCTGGGGGACTGTGGCTGGATCTCTTCTCCGGAGGGCCGTTGGGCCTCAGCGCCCTGGCTCTGATGGCTGTTGTTCCGCTCGCCCATGGGCTCAGCCGACCGGTTTTCCGGGGGCGGTTGATCATGCCGACGCTGGTGGCCACCACGGGCACCTTCCTGATGGAGGGGGTTCGAGGATTCCTCCTGATGGCCTTACAATATCCGATGGACTGGAACGCGGCGTTCCGGCAGATCATGCTGCCGGAGGCGCTCTGGAATACGATCGGGATGCTGCTGCTTTATCCGCTGTTCCGGGCGCTCCGCCCACGCCCGGAACGTCCCGTGTTACATCGATGA
- the mreC gene encoding rod shape-determining protein MreC, giving the protein MPPGDRRPWGTAGWWVGLAIVLLFLHGLGWLQPVESLLTIPLTPLQRLIADLGRNAMDAVGFLREIRDLREEVTRLRVQVEDLQTENLRLRELAAENAELKALLGIVRENPQTTFVTATVIGYETDPYLRFLILDVGIRQGVREGMAVITQGSALVGRVASASLNRSRVRLLNDGGSQVGALLQTTRATGIVIGQPDGSLVLDFVRPDEQILPGDVVLTSGVGGQIPRALVIGQVAEVLQGREPFQRARIQPAVDPRRLSYVLVITSFPGMEALP; this is encoded by the coding sequence TTGCCTCCAGGAGATCGACGTCCATGGGGGACGGCTGGGTGGTGGGTGGGCCTGGCTATTGTGCTTCTGTTCCTCCACGGCCTGGGATGGCTTCAACCTGTGGAGTCCCTCCTGACGATTCCTCTGACCCCCCTTCAGCGGCTTATCGCGGATCTGGGGCGGAACGCCATGGACGCTGTGGGATTCCTCCGGGAGATCCGCGATCTCCGGGAGGAAGTGACGCGCTTGCGGGTCCAGGTGGAGGATCTGCAGACGGAGAACCTACGCCTGCGGGAGCTGGCCGCTGAGAACGCTGAATTGAAAGCGCTGCTGGGGATCGTTCGGGAGAACCCCCAGACCACCTTCGTGACCGCCACGGTGATCGGTTACGAGACGGATCCCTATCTTCGGTTTCTCATTCTGGATGTGGGGATCCGCCAGGGAGTTCGAGAAGGGATGGCCGTGATCACTCAGGGTTCGGCCCTGGTCGGCCGGGTCGCCTCTGCGAGCCTCAATCGATCCCGGGTGCGCCTGCTGAACGACGGCGGAAGTCAGGTAGGGGCACTCTTGCAGACCACCCGGGCAACCGGAATCGTCATCGGCCAGCCGGACGGAAGCCTGGTGCTGGATTTCGTGCGGCCCGATGAGCAGATCCTTCCGGGGGATGTGGTGCTGACCTCCGGGGTGGGCGGCCAGATCCCCCGGGCGCTGGTCATCGGCCAGGTTGCCGAAGTGCTGCAGGGCCGCGAGCCCTTCCAGCGCGCCCGCATCCAGCCCGCCGTCGATCCCCGGCGTTTAAGCTATGTGCTGGTGATCACCAGCTTCCCCGGGATGGAGGCTCTGCCTTGA
- a CDS encoding rod shape-determining protein: MWNPIDALFGWLSLDIGIDLGTATTLVCVRGKGIVIHEPSWVAIDRRSRQVLAVGEAAKEMVGRTPAHIVAIRPLRDGVISEFEVTREMIGEFIRKAHQQVPVPIPRPRVVVGIPSGVTEVERRAVHDACLAAGARAAFLIEEPLAAAIGIGLPVAEARGSMVVDIGGGTTEVAVFALGGIVVGRSVRVAGDEMDEAIIHYMRQRYNLLIGERMAERVKIEIGSAYPLPEERTMVVRGRNLITGLPDAIEVSSIEIREALREAVGIIVDTVKSVLDETPPELVADIMEIGIALVGGGAQLKGLAQRLTEETRIRCWVPPNPVTAVALGAAKVLENLDTWHRVLSSLDRGRPPRSPVRIGQPIAR; the protein is encoded by the coding sequence GTGTGGAATCCGATCGACGCGTTGTTCGGATGGCTCTCCCTGGATATCGGGATCGACCTGGGAACTGCAACCACGCTGGTGTGCGTTCGGGGAAAAGGGATTGTGATCCATGAGCCCTCCTGGGTAGCGATTGACCGGCGCTCCCGGCAGGTGCTGGCGGTGGGGGAGGCAGCCAAGGAGATGGTCGGCCGGACCCCCGCGCACATTGTGGCCATCCGCCCGTTGCGGGACGGCGTGATCTCGGAGTTCGAAGTGACCCGGGAGATGATCGGCGAGTTCATCCGCAAAGCCCACCAGCAGGTCCCGGTTCCGATCCCCCGCCCGCGGGTGGTGGTGGGGATCCCCAGCGGGGTGACGGAAGTCGAGCGCCGCGCCGTGCATGATGCCTGCCTCGCCGCCGGTGCCCGGGCCGCCTTCTTGATTGAGGAACCCCTGGCGGCAGCGATCGGGATCGGCCTCCCTGTCGCCGAGGCCCGGGGGAGCATGGTGGTGGATATCGGGGGTGGAACCACGGAGGTGGCGGTCTTCGCCCTCGGCGGGATCGTCGTCGGACGCTCCGTCCGGGTGGCTGGGGACGAGATGGACGAGGCGATCATTCACTACATGCGTCAGCGCTACAATCTGCTCATCGGCGAGCGGATGGCCGAGCGGGTGAAGATCGAGATCGGGTCCGCCTATCCCCTGCCCGAGGAGCGAACCATGGTGGTCCGGGGCCGGAACCTGATCACCGGGTTGCCGGATGCCATCGAGGTTTCCAGCATTGAGATCCGCGAAGCGCTACGGGAGGCAGTGGGCATCATCGTGGACACGGTGAAATCGGTCCTGGATGAGACGCCACCGGAGCTGGTCGCCGACATCATGGAGATCGGCATTGCGCTGGTTGGCGGCGGGGCCCAGCTCAAAGGCCTGGCCCAGCGCCTGACCGAGGAGACCCGGATCCGATGCTGGGTGCCCCCGAATCCGGTCACGGCAGTCGCCCTGGGGGCCGCGAAGGTCCTGGAGAACCTGGACACCTGGCACCGGGTGCTGAGCTCGCTGGATCGCGGCCGGCCGCCCCGATCACCGGTGCGCATCGGCCAGCCGATCGCCCGCTAA